A stretch of the Mesorhizobium sp. Pch-S genome encodes the following:
- the trbL gene encoding P-type conjugative transfer protein TrbL produces the protein MGGAGVIDNFLAVFTRYIDTGFGLLGGEVAFVASTLIVIDITLAGLFWSAGADDDILVRLIRKTLFVGVFAYLISNWNNLARIVFDSFAGLGLKGSGTGFSTADLMRPGKVAQTGLDAARPLLESISDLMGWVAFFENFIQIACLLFAWALVILAFFVLAIQLFVTLIEFKLATLAGFVLIPFGLFGKTAFMAERVLGAVVSSGIKVLVLAVIIGIGSTLFGQFTQGFAGQTPSIDEAMAVVLAALSLVGLGIFGPGIANGLVAGGPQMGAGAAAGTGLAVAGATVASIGAAGLAARGGLAMASGAGTAVRAGAGAAGAASTAYRLGAAGQTGTAGAVSGFAGIARAAGSAVTAPLRQVATSLQSGFSDGSKAAFAATGGSSTAGTIGDAASSTGDAGQTPAPTSDDAPDWARRMKRVQAISHGASAAAHALRSGDSHSSGSSVNLSEGERS, from the coding sequence ATGGGCGGCGCCGGCGTCATCGACAATTTTCTGGCGGTCTTCACCCGCTACATCGATACGGGCTTTGGCCTGCTTGGCGGCGAGGTCGCGTTCGTCGCCAGCACGCTGATCGTCATCGATATCACGCTGGCAGGGCTGTTCTGGAGCGCCGGCGCCGATGACGACATCCTGGTCCGGCTGATCCGCAAGACGCTTTTTGTTGGCGTCTTCGCCTATCTGATCTCCAACTGGAACAATCTTGCCAGGATCGTCTTCGACAGCTTCGCCGGCCTTGGCCTGAAGGGTTCGGGAACCGGCTTCTCGACGGCGGATCTGATGCGGCCCGGCAAAGTGGCGCAGACCGGCCTCGATGCCGCCAGGCCGCTGCTGGAATCGATTTCCGACCTGATGGGCTGGGTGGCGTTCTTTGAAAACTTCATCCAGATCGCCTGCCTGCTGTTTGCCTGGGCGCTGGTGATCCTCGCCTTCTTCGTGCTGGCGATCCAGCTCTTCGTCACGCTGATCGAATTCAAGCTGGCGACGCTGGCCGGCTTCGTGCTGATCCCCTTCGGTCTTTTCGGCAAGACGGCGTTCATGGCCGAACGTGTGCTTGGCGCCGTCGTCTCCTCCGGCATCAAGGTGCTGGTGCTGGCGGTCATCATCGGCATCGGGTCGACCCTGTTTGGCCAGTTCACGCAAGGCTTTGCCGGGCAGACGCCTTCGATCGACGAAGCCATGGCGGTGGTGCTGGCCGCCCTGTCGCTGGTCGGGCTCGGTATTTTCGGTCCAGGCATTGCCAATGGACTGGTCGCCGGCGGACCGCAGATGGGTGCGGGTGCGGCGGCCGGAACCGGGCTTGCCGTTGCCGGCGCCACCGTGGCGTCGATCGGTGCGGCTGGTTTGGCTGCCCGGGGCGGCCTTGCAATGGCATCCGGTGCCGGCACGGCAGTCCGGGCAGGGGCTGGCGCGGCAGGCGCCGCAAGCACGGCCTATCGTCTCGGCGCTGCCGGGCAGACGGGAACCGCAGGCGCCGTGTCGGGCTTTGCCGGCATTGCCCGTGCCGCCGGGAGTGCCGTCACCGCACCGTTGCGGCAGGTCGCAACGTCTCTTCAGTCGGGTTTCTCGGATGGCAGCAAGGCAGCGTTTGCGGCAACCGGAGGGTCGTCGACGGCTGGAACCATCGGTGATGCCGCGTCATCGACCGGCGACGCCGGGCAGACGCCTGCCCCGACCAGCGACGATGCGCCCGACTGGGCCAGGCGCATGAAGCGCGTCCAGGCGATTAGCCATGGTGCCAGCGCGGCAGCCCATGCCCTGCGCTCCGGCGACAGCCACAGTTCCGGTTCCTCAGTCAACCTTTCCGAAGGCGAACGTTCATGA
- the trbF gene encoding conjugal transfer protein TrbF, whose protein sequence is MNPFKRPAAHYGKTPPPVTPYQKAAQVWDERIGSARVQARNWRYMAFGSLVLSMGFATALLWQSARGTVVPWVIEVDRLGEAQAVAPAVAGYQPTDPQIAWHLARFIEQVRSVPADPIIVRQNWLRAYEWTTDRGAGALNDYARTNDPFARIGKQQVSVEVSSVIRASPDSFRVAWVERQYENGKLAVTQRWTAILTIALQPPRDGEQLKANPLGIYVNAISWSREIAQ, encoded by the coding sequence ATGAACCCTTTCAAGCGACCCGCCGCGCATTACGGCAAGACACCCCCGCCCGTGACCCCCTATCAGAAGGCCGCCCAGGTCTGGGATGAGCGCATCGGATCTGCCCGCGTCCAGGCCCGCAACTGGCGCTACATGGCCTTTGGATCGCTTGTCCTGTCGATGGGCTTTGCAACCGCGCTGCTCTGGCAGTCTGCGCGGGGGACGGTCGTGCCCTGGGTGATAGAGGTCGATCGCCTCGGCGAAGCGCAGGCCGTCGCCCCCGCCGTCGCCGGCTATCAGCCGACCGATCCGCAGATTGCCTGGCATCTGGCCCGCTTCATCGAACAGGTCCGCTCGGTTCCTGCCGATCCGATCATCGTGCGCCAGAACTGGTTGCGCGCCTATGAATGGACGACCGATCGCGGCGCTGGCGCCTTGAACGACTATGCCCGCACCAATGATCCCTTCGCGCGGATCGGAAAGCAGCAGGTGTCCGTCGAGGTGTCGAGCGTCATCAGAGCTTCGCCGGATTCGTTCCGCGTGGCCTGGGTCGAGCGCCAGTATGAAAACGGCAAGCTGGCCGTGACACAGCGCTGGACCGCGATCCTGACGATCGCGCTGCAGCCGCCGCGCGATGGCGAGCAACTGAAGGCAAATCCGCTCGGCATCTATGTCAACGCCATAAGCTGGTCACGGGAGATTGCGCAATGA
- the trbG gene encoding P-type conjugative transfer protein TrbG, whose translation MTLAIRAASRQSARSRDQFAWLLLSAAVLAGCAARPTRELYSYDASVPPLPPIAAVLHEKAPRPLLVPPAWRPSRGGAPASSAIGRVESANAAARVEPRREGYFNAIQIYPWSEGALYQVYAAPGQITTIALEPGETLSDPGPIAAGDTARWIIGDTTSGSGDGRRVHVLVKPSRPGISTNLVIATDRRTYLIELRSGEKPYMPSVAWNYPSLPASRRPDTAASPVIPGPAARNYRYGLAGDAPPWRPVAVYDDGRRVYVEFPRGIVQGEMPPLFVSGPDGEAEIVNTRIHRNVLIVDRLFGEAELRLGSGERQQVVRIVRNGKRKAI comes from the coding sequence ATGACGCTCGCCATTCGGGCCGCCAGCAGGCAATCGGCGCGGTCTCGCGACCAGTTTGCGTGGCTGTTGCTCTCTGCCGCTGTTCTGGCAGGCTGCGCCGCAAGGCCGACGCGGGAATTATACAGCTATGATGCGTCCGTGCCACCATTGCCGCCGATTGCTGCCGTGCTGCATGAAAAGGCGCCCAGACCGTTGCTCGTCCCGCCGGCATGGCGGCCTTCGCGTGGCGGAGCTCCAGCCAGTTCGGCGATCGGCCGTGTCGAGAGCGCCAATGCAGCGGCACGTGTCGAGCCGCGGCGCGAAGGCTATTTCAACGCCATCCAGATCTATCCGTGGAGCGAGGGCGCCCTCTATCAGGTCTATGCCGCACCAGGCCAGATCACCACGATTGCGCTCGAACCGGGCGAAACGCTGAGCGATCCTGGTCCGATCGCCGCGGGCGACACCGCCCGCTGGATCATCGGCGATACCACAAGCGGATCGGGCGACGGCCGCAGGGTGCATGTCCTGGTGAAACCATCCCGCCCGGGGATCTCGACCAATCTGGTCATCGCCACGGATCGGCGCACTTACCTGATCGAACTGCGGTCGGGTGAAAAACCCTACATGCCCTCGGTGGCTTGGAACTACCCGTCGCTGCCGGCATCGCGGCGACCGGACACTGCTGCGTCCCCCGTCATCCCCGGGCCGGCGGCGCGCAATTATCGCTATGGCCTGGCCGGCGATGCGCCGCCCTGGCGACCGGTCGCGGTCTATGACGATGGCCGCCGCGTCTATGTCGAATTTCCGCGTGGCATCGTCCAGGGCGAGATGCCGCCGCTGTTCGTGAGCGGGCCGGACGGCGAGGCCGAAATCGTCAACACTCGCATCCATCGCAATGTCCTCATCGTAGACCGCCTGTTTGGAGAGGCGGAGTTGCGTCTGGGCAGCGGCGAGCGCCAGCAGGTCGTCAGGATCGTCCGGAACGGCAAAAGGAAGGCGATATGA
- a CDS encoding TrbI/VirB10 family protein, producing MSGDEFTAPMRLRAEPPRVTRLSRKFMLGLGTAASLGIGIALIYAFQARKGATDSEELYSTSNRPTADGLAALPRDYTGPILGPALPGDLGRPILEAQNRGQPVIAPAMMAPSVDEAEQRRRAEEEAARTSRVFFQTEARSGASMPSGGALGLPGSLGVEGQPGGAGAKDWQQAFLDADVSRRVVAADRVMAPLSPFVLQAGAVIPAALVTGIRSDLPGQIVAQVTQNVYDSPTGRSLLVPQGTRIIGQYDNGIGFGQRRVLLVWNRLIFPNGRSIVLEREPGADAHGYSGLEDGVDNHWWDLIKAAGLSTLLGVGAELASDDNDRLIRAIRDGAQDTINQAGQQIIQRQLQVPPTLTVRPGFPVRVIVTRDLILEPYGS from the coding sequence ATGAGCGGGGACGAATTCACGGCGCCGATGCGGCTTCGCGCCGAGCCACCGCGTGTCACGCGCCTGTCGCGGAAATTCATGCTCGGGCTCGGAACCGCGGCTTCTCTGGGGATCGGCATTGCGCTGATCTACGCCTTCCAGGCACGCAAGGGCGCCACCGACAGCGAAGAGCTCTATTCCACATCCAATCGGCCGACAGCCGATGGTCTTGCGGCATTGCCGCGCGACTATACGGGACCAATCCTTGGGCCTGCCTTGCCGGGCGATCTCGGGCGGCCGATACTCGAGGCCCAGAACCGTGGACAGCCGGTGATTGCCCCGGCCATGATGGCGCCATCCGTCGACGAGGCGGAGCAGCGGCGGCGCGCCGAGGAAGAAGCAGCGCGCACAAGCAGGGTGTTCTTCCAGACCGAGGCGCGATCCGGCGCGTCGATGCCGTCTGGCGGGGCTCTAGGTTTGCCGGGCAGTCTCGGGGTCGAGGGACAACCGGGTGGAGCCGGCGCGAAGGACTGGCAACAAGCGTTTCTCGATGCCGACGTGTCGCGTCGCGTCGTTGCGGCGGACCGGGTGATGGCTCCGCTTTCGCCTTTCGTGTTGCAGGCAGGGGCCGTGATCCCTGCCGCGCTTGTCACCGGCATCCGCTCCGACCTGCCCGGGCAGATCGTCGCGCAGGTGACCCAGAACGTCTATGACAGTCCCACCGGCCGGTCGCTCCTGGTGCCGCAAGGGACCCGCATCATCGGCCAGTACGACAATGGCATCGGGTTCGGCCAGCGCCGCGTGCTTCTGGTGTGGAACCGCCTGATCTTCCCCAATGGGCGTTCGATCGTGCTGGAGCGCGAACCAGGTGCCGATGCGCACGGCTATTCCGGACTTGAAGATGGCGTCGACAACCATTGGTGGGACCTCATCAAGGCCGCGGGGCTTTCGACCTTGCTCGGGGTCGGGGCCGAGCTTGCAAGCGACGACAACGACCGCCTGATCCGGGCGATCCGCGACGGTGCCCAGGACACCATCAATCAGGCTGGGCAGCAGATCATCCAGCGCCAGCTGCAGGTTCCACCGACGCTGACGGTACGTCCAGGATTTCCAGTCCGCGTCATCGTCACGCGCGACCTCATCCTTGAACCCTACGGAAGCTGA
- a CDS encoding DUF2274 domain-containing protein, translating into MAKLKLGALADDKPVKLTVELPAALYRDLAAYADLLAKETRQSPPEPVRLIVAMLERFMATDRGFAKARRAVPATMPD; encoded by the coding sequence ATGGCAAAGCTGAAACTCGGGGCCCTGGCCGATGACAAGCCCGTAAAGCTCACCGTCGAATTGCCCGCCGCGCTGTATCGTGACCTCGCGGCCTACGCCGATCTCCTTGCCAAGGAAACCAGGCAATCGCCCCCCGAACCCGTCCGCCTCATTGTCGCGATGCTTGAGCGGTTCATGGCCACGGACAGGGGCTTTGCAAAAGCCAGACGCGCTGTACCGGCAACGATGCCGGACTAG
- a CDS encoding LysR family transcriptional regulator, producing the protein MSNALRRLDCVFTAADHGSLRQAAKVLRVRESSVSRNIVALEQHLDVKLFHRHVHGVHLTQAGQAWVAAARGHYEGLRDVLTAEHMPKGDTRTLRIGLSTLAGRKFLTATIRRFVDLYPDVAVNIEDIEQEPAMAALRRRQIDIVFTSAVMSDGTCAKGVFERERLCVLLSASHPLGRTPSVSWADLAREHLLVSPPQHSQVCALLAAAGVDKAPSLRPCSGSDATLVQKVQLGQGITLAEESACSIAPEFTIWKSLHGPASVAQVNAVWLESNPKRALLRFVAMARRQVNPKLRQT; encoded by the coding sequence ATGAGCAACGCCCTGCGCCGCCTCGACTGTGTTTTCACGGCGGCCGACCATGGCAGTCTGCGGCAGGCGGCGAAGGTCCTGCGGGTGAGAGAGTCCAGCGTAAGCCGCAACATCGTGGCGCTCGAACAGCATCTCGACGTCAAGCTTTTTCATCGTCACGTGCATGGTGTCCATCTCACCCAAGCTGGCCAGGCATGGGTCGCGGCGGCGCGCGGTCACTATGAGGGATTGCGAGACGTGCTGACCGCAGAGCACATGCCCAAAGGGGACACCAGGACGTTGCGGATCGGATTGTCCACGCTCGCCGGGCGAAAATTCCTGACGGCCACGATCCGCCGCTTCGTCGACCTCTATCCCGATGTGGCCGTTAACATCGAGGATATCGAGCAAGAGCCGGCAATGGCGGCGCTGCGTCGACGACAGATCGACATCGTCTTCACCTCTGCCGTCATGTCCGACGGGACTTGTGCCAAAGGAGTTTTCGAGCGTGAGCGGCTGTGTGTCCTGCTGTCAGCCAGTCATCCGCTTGGCCGAACACCATCTGTGAGCTGGGCGGATCTGGCGCGCGAACACCTGCTGGTCTCGCCACCACAACACAGCCAGGTGTGCGCCCTGCTCGCTGCCGCTGGCGTTGACAAGGCGCCGTCGCTTCGCCCGTGCAGCGGCAGCGATGCAACGCTCGTCCAGAAGGTACAGCTGGGCCAGGGCATCACCCTGGCCGAGGAAAGCGCCTGTTCGATCGCGCCTGAGTTCACGATCTGGAAATCTCTCCACGGCCCGGCAAGCGTCGCGCAGGTCAACGCGGTGTGGTTGGAATCCAATCCCAAGCGCGCACTGTTGCGCTTTGTGGCCATGGCAAGGAGACAGGTGAATCCGAAGCTGCGACAAACCTGA
- a CDS encoding class I SAM-dependent methyltransferase: MRGLDDFLAECDRGPRINELSGFFGSTAAGRSGKPVRKPMADTRLLPHEDLLRTLVALHATRQGHFDQHYHSSIPYRLEEECRMAHAVLKYALQRSVPLTLYSLGTAEGTMARTLSELAGGHIETLSCSPNPENHECFLAYGEPPHAEFFVGPFHRLTKDVLQGAPRLTKFANGFDLILEDTTFQMYSPNRAKQIEYVGQHLKEDGIFVFVEKFRTQDVDEYVRRENQKDHGFKARYFPPDEIERKKSLVLDSMFNNEVSLAQMSHAIRSQFRYCAMTWNSGNFYSLAASNAKDNLDRYLRQMEEPAIPHEYVYDTTLPRDPADDVATEQVR; the protein is encoded by the coding sequence ATGCGAGGTCTCGACGACTTCCTGGCCGAGTGCGATCGCGGCCCACGTATCAACGAACTGAGTGGCTTCTTCGGTTCGACCGCAGCAGGCAGGAGTGGAAAGCCTGTCCGAAAGCCGATGGCTGACACCCGCCTGCTTCCGCATGAAGATCTGCTTCGCACGCTGGTTGCCTTGCATGCGACACGGCAAGGCCATTTCGATCAGCATTACCACAGCAGCATTCCCTACAGGCTGGAAGAAGAGTGCCGGATGGCGCATGCGGTCTTGAAATACGCGCTTCAACGCTCGGTCCCGCTCACCCTCTACAGCCTTGGAACGGCAGAGGGAACAATGGCCAGGACCTTATCGGAACTCGCCGGTGGGCACATCGAAACGCTCTCATGCAGCCCGAATCCGGAGAACCATGAGTGTTTCCTCGCTTATGGCGAGCCACCTCATGCCGAGTTCTTTGTCGGCCCCTTTCACCGGCTTACCAAGGATGTGCTGCAGGGAGCCCCGCGCCTGACCAAATTCGCGAACGGGTTTGATCTCATCCTGGAAGACACCACCTTCCAGATGTACTCCCCGAACAGGGCGAAACAGATCGAATATGTCGGTCAGCACCTGAAGGAAGACGGCATCTTCGTCTTCGTGGAGAAGTTCCGCACGCAGGACGTGGATGAATACGTGCGGCGCGAAAACCAGAAAGATCATGGCTTCAAGGCGCGCTACTTCCCGCCGGACGAAATCGAACGGAAAAAATCCCTGGTGCTCGACTCCATGTTCAACAACGAAGTGTCGCTGGCGCAGATGTCGCATGCGATCCGCTCGCAGTTCAGATACTGCGCGATGACGTGGAACAGCGGGAATTTCTACAGCCTTGCCGCGAGCAATGCGAAGGATAACCTGGATCGTTATCTGCGCCAGATGGAAGAGCCTGCCATTCCGCACGAATATGTCTACGACACCACGCTGCCGCGTGATCCCGCTGACGACGTTGCAACCGAACAGGTGCGTTAG
- a CDS encoding helix-turn-helix transcriptional regulator produces MRADLIKRTGLERQETSLARSSHVFIVNLQGAVSHGEDVVDGRRLPFAPRRAGSLIYVPPGSEWLGWDEGEATAAYLLVSVQQDLAVDVFAEKMRHRLPNPRPAIGFRNSAVEMALQRIAMEVTHPDPLSVTMVESQAMQLIVQMARMNGFPHNPAKGGLSSFDLKHTLEMIDTSNRTPTLPDLANAVGLSRFHFWRAFKQSTGMTPYAFMATRRLEKSSEMLRTTTLSATQIALECNFGSSSHFTTAFKRAFGVTPTEFRNLCQT; encoded by the coding sequence GTGCGCGCCGACCTCATCAAGCGGACGGGGCTTGAGCGGCAGGAAACAAGTCTTGCCCGCTCAAGCCATGTTTTCATTGTCAACCTGCAAGGTGCGGTGTCACATGGTGAGGATGTCGTTGATGGCCGACGGCTGCCGTTCGCGCCTCGGCGCGCAGGGTCGTTGATCTACGTTCCACCAGGCAGTGAGTGGCTCGGGTGGGATGAAGGCGAAGCAACGGCAGCCTATCTTCTGGTGTCGGTTCAACAAGATCTCGCGGTCGATGTGTTTGCCGAAAAGATGCGGCATCGTCTGCCCAATCCACGGCCCGCCATCGGTTTCAGAAACAGTGCCGTTGAAATGGCCTTGCAACGCATTGCGATGGAGGTCACCCATCCAGATCCGCTCAGCGTGACAATGGTCGAAAGCCAGGCCATGCAGCTCATCGTGCAGATGGCCCGCATGAACGGCTTCCCGCATAACCCTGCCAAGGGTGGCCTCTCGTCCTTCGATCTCAAGCATACACTTGAGATGATCGACACATCGAACAGGACGCCAACACTGCCAGACCTGGCCAATGCGGTTGGGCTCAGCCGCTTCCATTTCTGGCGCGCCTTCAAGCAATCGACCGGGATGACGCCATACGCTTTCATGGCAACGCGCCGTCTGGAAAAGTCATCGGAAATGCTGCGAACGACCACCTTGTCGGCGACGCAGATCGCACTGGAGTGCAATTTCGGAAGCTCCAGCCATTTCACGACCGCATTCAAGCGGGCGTTTGGCGTGACGCCGACAGAGTTCCGAAATCTGTGCCAGACCTAG
- a CDS encoding MFS transporter, producing MSIRSPCRPARKTIGRLSGPSRYGLLFSAALGAFGRNGYFLTASWILAERGYGSAGLAVFLAIVSATEFILSPVAGLLADRFNRRRLQAMADLGRFIVSLATASALPNVAALPAMCMSAVLFSFCDRVALTSGQSMIPAIVAGRDSATWNSIVVVVMQTGNFGAALLIGMLLGGYASAVPFAVLATSFLFAAIIVASTNTSTASRGCRPQLTTVLEVKPGFRRLVVAYALFYSSAVLFSVMGSSFVFAELKGTAADFGVLEAAWSIGSLLGAVSLAAVRPRISADRQHLCLLGTIALMFITLRYSHTPWTTLLFASVGFLYNLGRVSVEVAFQSRVAAASLGRAKGVMHSVAVALSLMVFAVVAAVGDRAVPSMIFFGFGVILLIGISVLTVFHRQPQEKGKS from the coding sequence ATGTCAATCAGGAGCCCGTGCCGACCTGCCCGCAAGACGATCGGCCGACTTTCAGGTCCGTCGCGGTATGGCCTTCTCTTCAGCGCGGCGTTGGGCGCATTCGGCCGCAACGGCTATTTTCTCACGGCATCCTGGATCCTGGCGGAACGTGGCTACGGAAGTGCCGGCCTCGCGGTTTTTCTTGCGATCGTCAGCGCGACGGAGTTTATCCTCAGTCCCGTTGCCGGCTTGCTGGCCGATCGCTTCAACAGGCGTCGGTTGCAGGCGATGGCAGACCTTGGACGCTTCATTGTAAGCTTGGCAACAGCGTCTGCGCTCCCGAACGTCGCTGCTCTGCCGGCGATGTGCATGTCCGCAGTGTTGTTTTCCTTCTGCGACCGCGTCGCGCTAACCTCCGGCCAGTCGATGATACCGGCAATCGTCGCTGGCCGTGACAGCGCAACCTGGAATTCGATCGTCGTCGTTGTCATGCAGACTGGCAATTTCGGCGCGGCGCTTCTCATCGGAATGCTGCTGGGCGGGTATGCTTCGGCAGTGCCCTTCGCCGTGCTCGCCACCTCCTTTCTGTTCGCCGCAATCATAGTGGCCTCCACGAACACGTCGACTGCGTCGCGCGGTTGTCGCCCACAGTTGACAACGGTCCTGGAGGTCAAACCAGGCTTCCGACGGCTGGTTGTCGCCTACGCGCTTTTCTACTCAAGTGCCGTGCTTTTCAGCGTGATGGGATCCAGCTTCGTTTTCGCCGAGCTGAAAGGCACTGCAGCGGATTTCGGCGTGCTCGAGGCGGCATGGTCGATTGGTTCGTTGCTGGGTGCCGTCTCCTTGGCGGCGGTACGGCCAAGGATCAGCGCCGACAGGCAACATCTGTGTCTATTGGGCACGATCGCGCTGATGTTCATCACATTGCGGTATTCGCACACGCCATGGACGACACTGCTTTTTGCATCCGTCGGTTTCCTCTACAATCTGGGACGCGTGAGCGTTGAAGTTGCGTTTCAGTCGCGTGTCGCCGCTGCTTCACTCGGCAGGGCGAAAGGCGTGATGCACAGTGTCGCCGTGGCGCTGAGCCTCATGGTCTTCGCAGTCGTTGCCGCGGTGGGAGATCGAGCCGTTCCTTCAATGATTTTCTTCGGCTTCGGCGTGATTCTGCTCATCGGTATTTCCGTGTTGACCGTCTTCCATCGACAACCGCAAGAGAAGGGCAAATCGTGA